In a single window of the Papaver somniferum cultivar HN1 chromosome 8, ASM357369v1, whole genome shotgun sequence genome:
- the LOC113306472 gene encoding uncharacterized protein LOC113306472 → MRYKPGLKLSESSQFKFRNISVYAEPKNETLVFPDCHRDETELMTLKYMVYKGLSMDVKEKFNLYWFKEECLPLPLLNNDDFDNFWEDSFVNEDGCICLWMGMKDTVFGTPKTTPKKKTVSKGTTPRRSPRLNSVDKSVEGASRKLSFMDSVKSYK, encoded by the exons ATGAGGTACAAACCGGGATTGAAACTGTCTGAATCAAG tcagttcaaatttaggaatatcagtgtatatgcggagccaaagaatgagactttggtatttcctgATTGCCATAGAGATGAAACAGAGTTGATGACACTTAAGTATATGGTGTATAAGGGTTTGTCTATGGATGTTAAAGAGAAGTTTAATttatattggtttaaggaagaatgtctgccactgccattgttaaacaatgatgattttgataatttttgggAGGATTCTTTTGTAAATGAGGATGGATGTATATGTTTGTGGATGGGGATGAAAGACACAGTGTTTGGGACTCCAAAGACTACACCAAAGAAGAAGACAGTTAGTAAGGGAACCACCCCTAGAAGATCCCCAAGGCTAAATAGTGTGGATAAATCAGTTGAAGGTGCATCAAGAAAGCTGAGTTTCATGGAT TCAgtcaaaagctacaaatga
- the LOC113306473 gene encoding uncharacterized protein LOC113306473, which yields MDPPRAACQLGSDAIRIVLEFSLHTSGWFALGVRLNKAKLAEGEEKLMGDVDQHRDPRVGPDESLTEPSRLSSVIEYCSWKFNCPEMMEKEAASLKRKTDKKREKSVKAKSGKKSSRSKEVDLEDEVTYSDEEDEETKRKKLKESSSAEIGLSVEPSSSAGDDKGKSSRVDDTHDVIGSPVHSPDAMTIGDSLTSSAFALEDVDVTFTSKIASIAQLSVSDPSLSQLRGMMLNLAHQSSVAATQSEWVFASELSPKQHIALEYLNICRNITQIENYSKAVGLLRTQAGKFSSLQAEVSNLQGDVSLLQKDPDRLEGESTANANWPAMFRAQNTMLLEVFNLSDLAAAANLEREALPDHFNYLREEFDMSKFEVDDIEYLRQKYEILKFNFRKSIAIIESLRSRVCTLKGDAKILKEDKETLSTDKDKIVEDGVKSLQDCRDENLELHAIIEKIRDRLNIEENEKNLKAELSELREKFEKSQQELETIIGDGGSSSHQVAELTNRLALVNDDLVQTRNGAEEYKERMDASDEEEVIESEVENGSEGEQSNLEGETDGDDANSEGETNEIDVEGDQGEHQEPQVAEDVENDQEKIPRAETEHAPKTAIKNLIRLLREICLIFREPKLEKNEKNLKAELSELREKFEKSQQELETIIGDGGSSSHQVAELTNRLALVNDELVQTRNGAEEYKERMDASDEEEVIESEVENGSEGEQSNLEGETDGDDANSEGEINEIDVEGDQGEHQEPQVAEDVENDQEKIPRAETEHAPKTAIKNLIRLLRAICLIFREPKLESLPNWLLFLLLLLALPCAAATSSPVAFLASNSVPSPVAVHLPCIACAALLLQLSPSTASCI from the exons ATGGATCCTCCTCGCGCAGCCTGTCAACTGGGTAGTGATGCGATTCGTATTGTTCTTGAATTTTCCCTTCACACTTCTG GATGGTTCGCGTTGGGGGTTCGCTTGAATAAAGCCAAGTTAGCGGAGGGTGAGGAAAAACTCATGGGCGATGTTGATCAGCATA GAGATCCTCGCGTTGGTCCTGATGAGTCGCTAACCGAGCCTAGTAGATTATCTTCCGTTATTGAATATTGCTCTTGGAAATTCAACTGTCCTGAAATG ATGGAGAAGGAGGCTGCTTCTCTTAAAAGGAAGACAGATAAGAAGAGGGAAAAATCTGTCAAGGCGAAATCTGGGAAGAAATCTTCGCGCTCGAAAGAG gttgatttggaagatgaggtGACTTAtagtgatgaagaagacgaggaaaCGAAGAGGAAGAAGCTGAAG GAGTCTTCCTCCGCTGAGATTGGTCTTTCTGTCGAGCCTTCTTCTAGTGCTGGTGATGACAAGGGAAAGAGCTCTCGCGTTGATGATACACATGATGTAATTGGTTCGCCTGTTCATTCTCCTGATGCGATGACTATTGGAGATTCTTTAACTTCCAGTGCTTTTGCCCTTGAGGATGTTGACGTGACTTTTACTTCTAAAATTGCTTCTATCGCCCAATTATCTGTGTCGGATCCTAGTCTCTCTCAACTTCGCGGGATGATGTTGAACCTTGCTCATCAATCTTCTGTCGCCGCTACTCAGTCTGAGTGGGTGTTTGCATCAGAACTTAGCCCGAAACAGCACATCGCGCTTGAATACCTG AACATATGTCGCAATATTACTCAAATTGAGAATTACAGCAAGGCGGTAGGCTTGCTCCGTACTCAGGCCGGAAAATTTTCTTCTCTTCAGGCTGAAGTTTCAAACTTGCAAGGTGATGTCTCTCTGCTTCAGAAGGATCCTGATAGGCTTGAAGGTGAATCCACCGCTAACGCGAACTGGCCTGCTATGTTTCGTGCTCAGAATACTATGCTCCTTG AAGTCTTCAATCTATCTGACCTCGCGGCTGCTGCAAATTTAGAAAGGGAGGCCCTCCCGGATCACTTCAATTACCTTAGAGAAGAATTTGATATGTCTAAATTTGAGGTGGATGATATTGAATATCTTAGGCAAAAGTATGAAATTCTTAAGTTCAATTTTAGGAAATCAATTGCGATTATTGAATCTCTTAGGTCTCGCGTTTGTACTCTAAAGGGGGATGCCAAAATTTTGAAAGAGGATAAAGAGACTTTGTCAACCGACAAGGATAAGATCGTTGAGGATGGGGTGAAATCCCTTCAAGATTGTCGGGACGAAAATCTTGAACTTCACGCGATTATTGAGAAAATTCGCGATCGCCTTAATATTGAGG AAAATGAGAAAAATCTGAAGGCCGAGCTGAGTGAGCTTAGGGAGAAGTTTGAGAAATCTCAACAAGAGTTGGAGACGATCATAGGCGATGGTGGATCTTCCTCGCATCAAGTGGCTGAACTTACTAACAGGCTTGCTTTGGTGAATGATGATCTTGTTCAGACAAGGAATGGTGCTGAAGAGTACAAGGAGCGCATGGATGCTAG CGATGAGGAAGAAGTTATTGAGAGCGAAGTAGAGAATGGATCCGAGGGAGAGCAGTCTAATTTAGAAGGCGAAACTGATGGAGACGATGCTAACTCTGAGGGTGAAACCAATGAAATAGATGTTGAAGGTGACCAAGGCGAACACCAAGAACCTCAAGTTGCTGAAGATGTGGAGAATGATCAGGAAAAAATCCCGCGAGCAGAAACTGAACATGCCCCAAAGACTGCAATCAAGAACCTGATTCGTCTCTTAAGGGAGATATGTCTGATATTCCGCGAACCAAAATTGGAGA AAAATGAGAAAAATCTGAAGGCCGAGCTGAGTGAGCTTAGGGAGAAGTTTGAGAAATCTCAACAAGAGTTGGAGACGATCATAGGCGATGGTGGATCTTCCTCGCATCAAGTGGCTGAACTTACTAACAGGCTTGCTTTGGTGAATGATGAGCTTGTTCAGACAAGGAATGGTGCTGAAGAGTACAAGGAGCGCATGGATGCTAG CGATGAGGAAGAAGTTATTGAGAGCGAAGTAGAGAATGGATCCGAGGGAGAGCAGTCTAATTTAGAAGGCGAAACTGATGGAGACGATGCTAACTCTGAGGGTGAAATCAATGAAATAGATGTTGAAGGTGACCAAGGCGAACACCAAGAACCTCAAGTTGCTGAAGATGTGGAGAATGATCAGGAAAAAATCCCGCGAGCAGAAACTGAACATGCCCCAAAGACTGCAATCAAGAACCTGATTCGTCTCTTAAGGGCGATATGTCTGATATTCCGCGAACCAAAATTGGAGAGTCTTCCCAA TTGGTTGCTGTTCTTGCTACTACTACTtgcattgccttgtgctgctgccacttcttctcctgttgcCTTCCTAGCCAGCAACTCTGTTCCTTCCCCtgttgctgtgcacttgccttgcattGCTTGTGCAGCACTGCTACTGCAGCTGTCTCCTTCCactgcctcctgcatctga